The genomic DNA ACACATCTAACCGCTACCTTACCCGTTCAACATCGCAGTCAGCAACCATGGCCGTGCCCCCAGCTCCCAAGCCCCCCAGCCTCCTAGGCTACCACcgcatcctctcccccttggCCGGCGTCCGCGTCTCCCCGCTTTGCCTGGGCACCATGAGCTTTGGCGAAGCGTGGAAAGGCCGCCTGGGCGAGTGCACCAAGGACACAGCCTTTGAGATCCTCGATTGCTTCTACAACGCCGGCGGCAACTTTATCGACACGGCCAACTTTTACCAGGATGAGGACAGCGAGAAGTGGCTCGGCGAGTGGATCGAGGCCCGTCAGAACCGCGACGAGCTCGTCATCGCCACAAAGTATACCATGCCCTACCGCCTTCGCGGCCATGAGAAGATCAAGTCCAACTTCCAGGGCAACCAGGTCAAGAGCATGCGACTGTCTCTGGAGGCGAGcttgaagaagctcaagactGACTACGTCGACGTGCTGCTGGTGCATATATGGGATTACACCACCAGCGTCGAGGAGATGATGCAGGGGCTGCATCACCTTGTTTCGAGCGGCAAGGTGTTTTATCTCGGAATCAGTGGCGCTCCAGCGTGGGTTGTGGTCAAGTGCAACGAATGTAGGTCCTCCTTTCTCTGACACAAAGGTCTACGCCCAGCCCCGAGCTAAACAAGATGGAAAAGATGCCCGCCACCACGGCTTGACAAGGTTCAGTGTCTACCAAGGTCATTGGTCCTGCAGCTTCCGCGATATGGAGCGCGAGATCATCCCCATGTGCGAGTCCGAAGGTCTCGGCATCATGCCATGGGGTGTTCTCGGTCGCGGGCAGTTCAGGTCATCCGAGGAGTACGCTCGCGAGGGCCGCAAGATGGGCCCCCAGGACGAGACGCATCGTCGCATGACTGCGAAGCTGAGCGAGCTTGCTGAGAGAAAGAACACGGTTCCGACTAGCATTGCCCTCGCTTACGTGATGCACAAGGTGCCCTACGTTTTCCCCGTCCTTGGTGGTCGGAAGGTCGAGCATCTCAAGAGCAACATTGAGGCCCTCAGCATCGAGCTGACCGCCGAGGAAATCCAGGAGATTGATAACTCTGAGCCGTTTGATCCTGGCTATCCTCTGAACTTTTTGTTCGAGACCCCAGCGCAGAGATACCGGTTGGATATGTCTGCGAGGCATATTTGGCAGTTGACATGCAACACCAGGTTGGAGACAGTTCCAAAGCCGAGAGTGAGTTATTCATGTCGTGTCTCAGCCGATTAAAGAGAAGTTACTGACTGTTGATATAGCCCATTGAACCTAAGCAGGGGATGAAACAGTTTGATTTGTAGACTTGGATTGGGAAACATGGACAGGATGGAGCACAGATCCTAGATACTTCGATGATTGAAAACGCAATATGATATTCCTTCCCAGCTGAACGCAAACTAGGTACGAGCAGTGTGACGTCCACTCAAAGCCGTGTTGTGGCAATTGTGACATGAGTAAATTCATGAACAAGTTCCATGTCCGGACCGTTTGTAGAAGAAATAGGCTTGCATCCACGATGGGCCTGACAACAAAAGTCGATTGCAAGCGAGATCCTGATGTCGGCGGACACTCCCAGATAAATTGCCTGATGCAGAATCATATCGCCGTCCTGTGGTCGGCTTTAGCTCTGAAGCACCCCGAGCGGTTACTTGAGCCAGTGAACTCTCGAAAGCCCCGTCGTCGTGAATCGGCCCGGTCACCAAGACACACAGGTTCCCGGCACCGGTGCCCGAGGATGTACGCTGTGGGTCGTAACTCAGGCAAGGCTATAACTCTCTGACTTCTTCTAATCAACTTGCCTGGTACACTCACCTATCACTTTACTCATCACTCTATCTGCCACTCTATCTTTCCCACCACATCCACGCCACAATGACGcaaaccaccccaaccaccaccccctcctccccaccatcatcaccaaaagACCCCTTCCGCCTCGACGGCAAAGTAGCCCTAGTAACCGGCTCCGGCCGCGGCATAGGCGCAGGAATagccctcgccctcgcccacCGCGGCGCaaagctcatcatcaactaCGCGCACTCATCCGCGCCAGCCGAAGCCCTCGTCTCCAAAATCAAAGCCCTCGGCCCCGGCTCcgacgccatcgccatc from Podospora pseudoanserina strain CBS 124.78 chromosome 2, whole genome shotgun sequence includes the following:
- a CDS encoding hypothetical protein (COG:C; EggNog:ENOG503NWH7), giving the protein MAVPPAPKPPSLLGYHRILSPLAGVRVSPLCLGTMSFGEAWKGRLGECTKDTAFEILDCFYNAGGNFIDTANFYQDEDSEKWLGEWIEARQNRDELVIATKYTMPYRLRGHEKIKSNFQGNQVKSMRLSLEASLKKLKTDYVDVLLVHIWDYTTSVEEMMQGLHHLVSSGKVFYLGISGAPAWVVVKCNEYARHHGLTRFSVYQGHWSCSFRDMEREIIPMCESEGLGIMPWGVLGRGQFRSSEEYAREGRKMGPQDETHRRMTAKLSELAERKNTVPTSIALAYVMHKVPYVFPVLGGRKVEHLKSNIEALSIELTAEEIQEIDNSEPFDPGYPLNFLFETPAQRYRLDMSARHIWQLTCNTRLETVPKPRPIEPKQGMKQFDL